Proteins encoded within one genomic window of Humulus lupulus chromosome 1, drHumLupu1.1, whole genome shotgun sequence:
- the LOC133825622 gene encoding aluminum-activated malate transporter 13-like: MMDSSSVVISIPHAESHVVEAGAVVVAPTKKENTRMKSKALISFISNTASYVREKTRRIDKQKMRRVIHSVKVGLALVLVSLLYLLDPLYEQVGDNAMWAIMTVVVIFEFFAGATLGKGLNRGLGTILGGGLGCLAASFAQQVHGTGNSIIVGTSVFVFGAAATYARLVPKIKKRYDYGAMIFILTFNLVVVSGLRAEKVLQLARERLCTIGMGFAVCVFISLLIFPTWASDELHDSIASNFNHLARSLEGCLEEYFKVDSDTENQPSTSRANSLITSSCKLVLNSKAKDEQLTNFAKWEPWHGKFGLYYPWGKYLQLGDHLRELASSIISLKSCLQSSKQPSSTLRQLIREPCEAVGSSLGWSLKELGESLKKMKKCQPADLILPKLKAMRIELSSVASDNSKLAGKLENVEGLAVATLVFSLMEIIEKVEDLAKEVEELGQLAFR, from the exons ATGATGGATTCATCAAGTGTGGTAATATCAATTCCACATGCGGAGTCGCATGTTGTTGAAGctggagcagtagtagtagctccCACAAAAAAGGAAAATACTAGGATGAAATCAAAAGCACTAATTTCGTTCATTTCCAACACGGCCTCCTACGTTAGAGAAAAGACAAGAAGAATTGATAAGCAAAAGATGAGAAGGGTAATTCATAGCGTCAAGGTTGGACTTGCTTTGGTTTTGGTTTCGCTTCTCTATCTCCTTGACCCTCTTTATGAGCAAGTTGGAGATAATGCCATGTGGGCAATCATGACTGTTGTGGTCATCTTTGAGTTCTTCGCAG GAGCTACACTTGGGAAAGGTTTAAACCGAGGGCTAGGTACCATATTGGGAGGAGGACTGGGGTGTCTAGCGGCATCTTTTGCTCAACAAGTTCATGGAACCGGAAATTCCATCATCGTTGGCACTTCTGTATTTGTCTTtg GTGCGGCTGCAACATACGCTAGATTGGTACCGAAAATAAAGAAAAGATATGACTACGGAGCAATGATATTCATCCTAACATTCAATCTGGTGGTGGTGTCTGGTTTGCGTGCCGAGAAGGTCTTACAATTGGCTCGTGAACGTCTGTGCACCATAGGAATGGGCTTCGCCGTTTGCGTCTTCATAAGCTTGCTCATCTTTCCCACATGGGCTAGCGATGAACTTCACGACTCTATAGCCTCCAACTTCAACCACCTTGCCCGCTCTCTTGAAG GATGCTTGGAGGAATACTTCAAAGTGGATAGCGATACGGAAAATCAGCCAAGTACGAGTAGGGCCAATAGTTTGATCACTAGTAGTTGCAAATTAGTGCTAAACTCCAAAGCCAAGGATGAACAACtg ACAAATTTTGCGAAATGGGAACCATGGCATGGAAAATTTGGGCTTTATTACCCATGGGGAAAGTACCTACAACTTGGCGACCACCTTAGAGAGCTGGCTTCCTCAATCATTTCCTTGAAAAGTTGTCTCCAATCCTCTAAACAG CCTTCCTCCACATTGAGGCAGTTAATTAGAGAGCCATGCGAAGCAGTGGGATCTTCACTTGGATGGAGCTTAAAAGAGCTTGGAGAAagcttaaaaaaaatgaaaaaatgccAGCCAGCTGATCTAATTCTGCCCAAGCTGAAGGCCATGAGAATAGAGCTTAGCTCAGTGGCTTCTGATAATTCCAAGCTAGCTGGAAAGTTAGAGAATGTCGAAGGACTTGCGGTTGCAACACTTGTTTTCTCTTTGATGGAGATAATTGAAAAGGTCGAAGATTTGGCTAAGGAGGTTGAAGAACTTGGCCAACTTGCCTTCCgttag
- the LOC133814484 gene encoding antifungal protein ginkbilobin-like protein: MGFHHLKFAAIITIGFLYSTLVVTSLPNTYVTTVLCNSGQYTAGDPFATSLAYVFEELLIEAPKHKNYELYDISPYPNGFAYGHGTCNKHLTSSDCLACLGAAKTAMLGSCQNRIGARVVLHDCAIRISTLENALYKWLLGNKDFIPLIGSLTVSVQE; this comes from the exons ATGGGTTTTCATCATCTGAAATTTGCTGCAATAATCACAATTGGATTTTTGTATAGTACTCTTGTGGTTACAAGCCTTCCAAACACATACGTCACAACCGTGCTGTGCAACTCGGGTCAGTACACAGCAGGAGATCCATTTGCAACAAGTCTTGCTTATGTTTTCGAGGAATTGCTGATTGAAGCCCCAAAACACAAGAATTATGAGTTGTATGACATCTCTCCTTATCCTAATGGATTTGCATATGGTCACGGTACTTGTAACAAACACCTAACTAGTTCAGACTGCCTTGCGTGTCTCGGCGCTGCCAAAACCGCCATGCTTGGCTCGTGTCAAAATCGTATAGGGGCTCGAGTTGTGCTTCATGATTGTGCAATTAG AATTAGTACTTTGGAGAATGCATTGTATAAGTGGTTGCTGGGAAATAAAGATTTCATTCCCCTGATTGGTAGTCTTACGGTTTCAGTGCAAGAATGA